One genomic segment of Hemibagrus wyckioides isolate EC202008001 linkage group LG08, SWU_Hwy_1.0, whole genome shotgun sequence includes these proteins:
- the LOC131357882 gene encoding uncharacterized protein LOC131357882 translates to MPQLVGKRLAYEDIDISEEFKTSGFKMDVTDKNISLTIPRIKKEDEGLYYCAESFMDDFILSSGTYLAVTGNGDVKVSVLQHGMWDSIRCESGSSTHTCVYNVSKNILSFNDTGTYYCTMALCGNIVSGNGTPVQYENVPKLGPEVIYLTVAVGVCVVVIFAQAFIICKVRNCEQSRVRSQKCSTVEKTSNQGRDAEEMNYAALHFNKRNTNKMKRKGEKPKDCVYSEVRHAT, encoded by the exons ATGCCTCAATTAGTGGGAAAAAGATTAGCGTATGAGGATATTGACATTTCTGAAGAGTTTAAGACGTCAGGATTTAAAATGGATGTGACTGATAAGAACATTTCTCTGACAATTCCACGTATTAAAAAAGAAGATGAAGGACTTTACTACTGCGCAGAAAGTTTCATGGACGATTTTATATTATCCAGTGGAACGTACTTGGCTGTAACAG GTAATGGAGATGTAAAAGTGTCAGTGTTGCAGCACGGCATGTGGGACTCGATCCGGTGTGAGAGCGgctcttctacacacacctgtgtgtacaACGTCTCTAAGAATATTCTCAGCTTTAATGATACTGGCACTTACTACTGCACTATGGCCCTGTGTGGGAATATCGTATCTGGGAACGGGACACCAGTACAATATGAGAACGTTCCAAAACTGG GTCCTGAAGTGATCTACCTCACTGTAgcggtgggcgtgtgtgtggtCGTGATCTTCGCTCAAGCTTTTATAATCTGTAAAGTGAGGAACTGTGAACAATCTAGAG TGAGATCTCAGAAATGTTCTACAGTAGAAAAAACATCCAATCag GGTCGTGATGCAGAGGAGATGAATTACGCTGCTTTACATTTCAATAAGAGGAATACcaacaaaatgaaaagaaagggcGAAAAACCTAAAGATTGTGTTTATTCTGAAGTGAGACATGCTACCTAG
- the LOC131357859 gene encoding uncharacterized protein LOC131357859 has translation MLYTDPRLKMLMWITAMLFSKTDSAEIKYVSQPDPLITADVGDNVTLHCFRVGQESTGAIVWYKQNIGHEPRVMITFQHEPNYEDDFRPPKFSIGRDKTNCHLKIANVEPSDEATYYCGRRKFLTVFGNGTFLSVKGNEDVNVMVWQRGVSDSVPAGASVTLQCSVLSESRAAELQVLWFRAAPPQSHPQIIYTHHNSSHQCESGSSTHTCVYTFTKNILSLNDTGTYYCAVALCGKIIFGNGTRIQLERSVDPAVICLAVALGVCVIVIFALIFALTYEGTNGDQHMDTVRLNQCSVTQKTLDQDCDIVEVNYAAVQFNERRATRGRVKKEQQNIVYSDVRGLSIS, from the exons ATGCTGTACACAGACCCCAGACTGAAGATGCTGATGTGGATTACAGCGATGCTTTTTAGTAAAACTG ATTCTGCGGAGATAAAATACGTCTCTCAGCCTGATCCATTGATCACTGCTGATGTTGGTGATAATGTGACACTGCACTGCTTTAGAGTGGGACAAGAAAGCACAGGAGCTATTGTTTGGTATAAGCAAAACATTGGACATGAGCCTCGTGTAATGATTACATTTCAACACGAGCCCAATTACGAAGATGACTTCCGGCCTCCAAAATTCAGCATCGGGAGAGATAAAACAAACTGTCATTTGAAAATCGCTAACGTGGAACCATCAGATGAAGCCACGTATTATTGTGGACGTCGAAAATTTTTGACAGTGTTTGGAAATGGGACATTTTTATCAGTGAAAg GTAATGAAGATGTAAATGTCATGGTGTGGCAGCGCGGCGTGTCAGACTCGGTTCCTGCAGGAGCCTCAGTGACTCTGCAGTGCTCGGTTCTCTCTGAGAGCAGAGCAGCAGAACTCCAAGTGCTCTGGTTCAGAGCTGCTCCACCACAATCCCATCCTcaaatcatttacactcatcacaaCAGCAGCCATCAGTGTGAGAGCGgctcttctacacacacctgtgtgtacaCCTTCACCAAGAACATCCTCAGCCTCAATGATACTGGAACTTACTACTGCGCTGTGGCCCTGTGTGGGAAGATCATATTTGGAAATGGGACACGAATACAGCTGG AGAGATCTGTGGATCCTGCAGTGATCTGCCTCGCTGTTGCTTTAGGAGTGTGCGTGATTGTGATTTTCGCTTTAATCTTTGCTCTAACCTATGAAGGGACAAATGGCGATCAACACATGG ATACAGTGAGACTCAATCAATGTTCTGTGACCCAAAAGACCCTTGACCAG GACTGTGACATTGTGGAGGTGAATTATGCTGCCGTACAGTTCAATGAGAGGAGAGCCACAAGAGGAAGAGTAAAGAAAGAACAGCAGAATATTGTATATTCTGATGTGCGAGGTCTTTCTATAAGTTAG